The proteins below are encoded in one region of Brassica napus cultivar Da-Ae chromosome A6, Da-Ae, whole genome shotgun sequence:
- the LOC106346757 gene encoding protein PAT1 homolog — MDLKQIGDISTGGDSVFDASQYAFFGNHVVEEVELGGLDDEEDEFPLAAAGIGQDFAFHKEETELSRTLSDVDDLAGTFSKLNRDHDGHRSTVPIADNGSRQNYFVDGRNQGEELPNLYGQQILDSNDKRWISQPFSTPDLIEQRNLHRAISYPEPQHLQRPQQHQQQFSSEPILLPKSSGGRPPDQQYHSGGPHMGSPNLSPFPGSHPRLVGMHHGSPQLPGNVPQFQPLNNRPPAQWMNRPNMYPEDTSGIMNNMLPQQQLPHQNGLLPPQQRMPQMPVHQNNIPHPMQPHGHLPGMQPQFFNSHLSRSSSSGSYDAMLGFGDMREARPGSGQGNRQNMRFHQQSFDGGLQRRDSRFRSKYMSADEIENMLKIQLAGTLTNDPYVDDYYHQARLAKKPEGEKQKHRFCPNHLRDLPSRARTNNEPHAFLHVDALGRVPFSSVRRPRPLLEMDPKSGNLEHKDTAKPLEQEPMLAARVIIEEGLYLFLEVDDIDRFLKFNQVQDGGNQLRQKRQALLDGLAVSLQLVDPLGKNGQNDGIESQDNLVFLRIISLRKGRKLLTRYLQLLIPGSDLMRIVSMAIFRHLRSLFGARSSDTETRETTIKLAKVIVLCIQTMDLGPVSACLAAVSCSSEQPPLRPLGSPVGDEATVILKCALDRAAELLRANHYNNAGMNLWRASFDEFFNLLMKHCISKYDSIMQNLNSQLSPHFGAEMTEAAAQAIVREMPIELLRASFPHISDEQKRILVEFLKLGSQKTDTVISQ, encoded by the exons ATGGATCTAAAGCAGATTGGAGATATCTCTACAG GTGGTGATTCTGTCTTTGATGCATCTCAGTATGCCTTTTTTGGGAACCATGTTGTTGAGGAGGTTGAGCTTGGTGGCTTGGATGACGAAGAAGACGAGTTTCCTCTTGCTGCTGCTGGGATAGGACAAGATTTCGCCTTTCATAAGGAAGag ACTGAACTTTCCAGAACTCTCTCCGACGTTGATGATCTTGCTGGCACATTTTCAAAG CTGAATAGGGATCATGACGGACATAGAAGCACGGTACCAATAGCTGACAATGGATCAAGACAGA ATTATTTTGTTGATGGACGGAACCAGGGGGAGGAGTTGCCAAATTTGTATGGCCAGCAGATACTGGATTCCAATGACAAAAGGTGGATATCTCAGCCTTTTTCTACTCCAGATCTTATTGAGCAAAGAAACCTGCACCGAGCAATATCATATCCTGAGCCACAGCATCTCCAGCGGCCGCAACAGCATCAGCAACAATTTTCCAGCGAACCTATTCTTCTGCCAAAGTCATCTGGTGGCAGACCGCCAGATCAGCAATATCATTCTGGTGGGCCTCATATGGGATCTCCAAATCTCTCCCCTTTTCCAGGTTCTCATCCTCGGTTGGTTGGCATGCATCATGGGTCACCACAGCTCCCTGGAAACGTGCCTCAGTTTCAACCTCTGAACAATCGCCCACCAGCTCAATGGATGAATCGGCCAAACATGTATCCTGAGGATACTTCTGGGATCATGAACAACATGTTGCCACAACAACAGTTACCTCATCAAAACGGTTTGTTGCCTCCACAGCAGAGGATGCCTCAGATGCCGGTTCACCAGAATAATATACCACATCCGATGCAGCCTCATGGGCATTTGCCAGGAATGCAACCTCAGTTTTTTAATTCCCACCTTTCTCGTTCTTCATCCTCAGGCAGTTATGATGCAATGCTTGGGTTTGGTGATATGCGGGAAGCAAGACCAGGATCAGGTCAGGGGAACAGACAAAACATGCGGTTTCATCAACAGAGTTTTGATGGCGGTCTTCAAAGGAGAGATAGTCGTTTCCGGTCAAAATACATGTCAGCTGATGAAATAGAGAACATGCTAAAAATCCAGCTTGCAGGCACACTTACCAATGATCCTTACGTGGATGATTATTACCACCAGGCTCGTCTTGCTAAGAAACCTGAGGGTGAAAAGCAGAAGCATCGCTTCTGTCCGAATCATTTGAGAGACCTTCCATCTCGTGCACGTACTAACAACGAGCCCCATGCGTTTCTTCATGTTGACGCTCTTGGTCGAGTTCCTTTCTCTTCTGTCCGCAGGCCTCGTCCTCTGCTTGAAATGGATCCTAAATCTGGTAACCTGGAGCATAAGGATACAGCCAAGCCTCTCGAACAAGAACCAATGCTTGCAGCTAGGGTGATTATTGAGGAAGGTCTCTACCTCTTCCTGGAAGTAGATGATATTGACCGGTTCTTAAAGTTCAATCAAGTCCAAGACGGTGGAAACCAGTTGAGGCAAAAGCGGCAAGCTCTGTTGGATGGGCTTGCAGTGTCGCTGCAGCTTGTTGACCCTCTCGGCAAGAATGGGCAAAACGATGGGATTGAATCTCAGGATAACCTCGTGTTTCTGAGGATTATCTCCCTTCGAAAGGGTCGGAAGCTACTTACAAGGTACCTCCAGCTTCTTATCCCTGGCAGCGACCTGATGCGAATAGTTTCCATGGCCATTTTCAGACACTTAAGGTCCTTGTTCGGAGCTCGGTCGTCAGATACCGAAACCAGGGAAACTACAATCAAACTTGCGAAAGTCATCGTTTTGTGCATTCAAACCATGGATCTTGGACCCGTAAGTGCGTGCCTAGCAGcggtttcttgttcttctgaaCAGCCACCGCTTCGTCCCTTGGGTAGTCCCGTGGGAGACGAAGCTACGGTTATTCTCAAATGTGCACTCGATAGAGCTGCCGAGCTTCtccgtgctaatcattacaacAACGCAGGCATGAATCTGTGGCGTGCGTCCTTTGATGAGTTCTTCAACTTGCTGATGAAACATTGCATCAGCAAGTACGACAGTATAATGCAGAACTTGAATTCGCAGTTGTCACCACACTTTGGCGCAGAGATGACTGAAGCTGCTGCACAAGCCATTGTCAGGGAAATGCCAATCGAGCTTCTACGTGCGAGTTTCCCACACATTAGTGATGAGCAAAAGAGAATACTTGTGGAGTTCTTGAAGCTTGGTAGCCAGAAAACGGACACAGTCATAAGTCAATGA
- the LOC106351357 gene encoding B3 domain-containing protein At1g16640, giving the protein MAAPDEDQRFIKPFILHKSAKSLAIPLAFNEYFPDPLPNTVELLDYYGRSWTIRMKKRGETVFLTVGWENFVKDNELEDGKMMEFIYDCDRTFYVVIFGHGGVSELRVFPQAVVDVGDYATGEEEEEEEKNKSN; this is encoded by the exons ATGGCTGCCCCTGATGAGGACCAACGTTTTATTAAGCCTTTCATCTTACATAAGTCAGCTAAATCATTG GCGATTCCGTTGGCCTTCAACGAATACTTTCCGGATCCATTGCCAAATACGGTGGAGCTCCTAGACTACTATGGGAGATCCTGGAcgattaggatgaagaaaagAGGAGAGACTGTGTTCTTAACTGTTGGTTGGGAAAACTTTGTAAAGGATAACGAGCTTGAAGACGGGAAGATGATGGAATTCATCTATGATTGCGACCGGACCTTTTATGTTGTCATATTTGGTCATGGCGGGGTTAGCGAGCTTAGAGTCTTTCCTCAAGCCGTAGTAGATGTTGGTGACTATGCAAccggcgaagaagaagaagaggaagagaagaacaaGAGTAACTGA
- the LOC106346758 gene encoding serine/arginine-rich splicing factor SR45-like: MAKPSRGRRSPSVSGSSSRSSSRSRSTPSRSISRSRSLSSSSSSSPSRSVSSGSRSPPPRGKSSAGPASRRGRSPPPPQSKGASSPSRKAAPVQESLVLHVDSLSRNVNEGHLKEIFGNFGEVVHVELAMDRAVNLPKGYAYVEFKAREGAEKAQLFMDGGQIDGNVVKAKFTLPPRQKVSSPPKPVSREAPKSDSAGADIEKDGPRRPRETSPQRKPVLSPRRRSPLPRRGASPRRLPDSPPRRRPSSPIRRRGDTPPRRRAASPSSPPRRRRSPPRGSPRRIRGSPVRRRSPPPLRRRSPPRRLRSPLRRSPIRRRSRSPIRRPVRSRSRSLSPRRGRGPAGRRGRSSSYSSSPSPRRVPRKISRSRSPRRPLRGKRSSSNSSSSSSPPPRKT, encoded by the exons ATGGCGAAACCAAGTCGTGGACGTCGTTCACCTTCCGTCTCTGGGTCTTCCTCTCGTTCCAGCTCCAGATCTCGTTCGACTCCGTCCAGGTCTATTTCCCGTTCCAGAtcgctctcttcttcttcttcttcatctccttccaGGAGCGTTAGCTCTGGGAGTCGCAGTCCTCCTCCTCGTGGTAAAAG TTCTGCTGGGCCTGCTAGTAGGCGAGGTcgctctcctcctcctcctcagtcTAAAGGAGCCTCTTCACCCTCTAG GAAAGCTGCACCTGTTCAAGAATCACTTGTTCTCCATGTTGATTCTCTCAGCAGGAATGTGAATGAAGGCCATCTCAAAGAAATATTTG GCAACTTTGGTGAAGTTGTTCATGTGGAACTTGCCATGGATCGAGCT GTTAATCTTCCAAAAGGATATGCTTATGTTGAGTTCAAGGCAAGAGAGGGTGCTGAGAAAGCTCAGCTGTTTATGGATGGT GGTCAAATTGATGGAAATGTTGTCAAAGCAAAGTTCACACTGCCACCGCGTCAGAAAGTATCTTCACCCCCTAAACCTGTCTCAAGAGAGGCTCCTAAATCTGATAGTGCCGGTGCTGACATTGAGAAAGATGGGCCCAGGCGCCCAAGAGAGA CTTCTCCGCAACGGAAACCAGTACTTTCTCCAAGAAGGCGATCACCTCTTCCTAGGAGAGGCGCGTCACCTAGAAGATTACCTGATTCTCCCCCTCGTCGAAGGCCAAGCTCTCCTATCCGCCGGCGTGGTGATACACCACCTAGACGCAGGGCTGCATCGCCATCTTCTCCTCCAAGACGACGTAGATCTCCTCCGAG GGGCTCCCCTAGAAGAATCCGTGGCAGCCCTGTTCGTAGACGGTCTCCTCCTCCTCTAAGACGAAG GTCACCTCCAAGGAGACTACGCAGTCCTCTAAGAAGATCTCCAATCCGCAGACGTAGCCGATCCCCAATTCGTAGACCTGTTCGCTCTCGTTCAAGGTCGCTTTCACCCCGCAG GGGACGAGGTCCAGCTGGGAGACGTGGGAGGTCATCTTCATACTCTAGTTCGCCAAGTCCCAGAAGG GTTCCTAGGAAGATTTCAAGGAGCCGCAGTCCTAGAAG GCCACTGAGAGGGAAAAGAAGCAGCAGTAACAGTAGCAGCAGCAGCTCACCGCCTCCTCGCAAAACATAA
- the LOC106346756 gene encoding uncharacterized protein LOC106346756, translating into MDSSSPSIPSRPNPKPRNSETGDLMRRSFRASPFPGKLTRGAESGDKENQISDAVVKAPKASKNFMSPTISAVSKINPSPRKKILSDKNELSRSFDKTHHQHPQVRSSVTFCDVVSFIGEEDKDKDQIFICEKKKEEEGESHDVTVTDMDDSSFDVSPLPASVPFTFPAFEANEVDASVTPYDPKKNYLSPRPQFLHYRPNPRLEHASEECKQLEEIFSSDSSSADTDLSGEESQQEEEVASQQSVEAEESQHEEEVACQQSVEAVESQQVEEGVVAVEEEGEVTLEESDDEEHLEAVESEEEEEEEEEVVVGESTEEAEETHQVPRQSRFKISKLLGWILVLGVAYTLLVSSVTIIQPNISQASQFYKFHIPPEITTSARESFEQLSEKLGMWAGSSLVYMDKLISSLREEEGYGPFQFHNLTGVLEETRLSDAVFQPTSGKISVARSLVDSLDVSIEMDTEEENGVTQEPEELESSGETELEDVYEEDSNELEQESEGGEITLATVTEMNVGEVYSESLSEEEESGGQDTDGVEEQREYEENEVHEHETTSAQNDEKMMEESESTGHHLDDVEPAAISGHQQEDTSALANSDNVPEEGGIGETGEASLDVSAETSDVDGNDLEEESGIGEELSVNAEDWKEILLNNQKKVIVLVSTVLVMLAAAAAFLLANKKVKPVMQEEDEPTTISDAKEVNVEHAPVENLIKERLSSLNFQEEEEEVNDDRKREEVSSFPSEMSFSFHKDKSLRSCSNRDELKEYQSGGGRKSNDSGESMASSASEYSIGGSVSYGSFTTYEKIQKRSGRKEEEMVTPVRRSSRIRNHQHSGQ; encoded by the coding sequence atggattcttcttctccttcgatCCCTTCCcgtccaaaccctaaaccaagaAACTCCGAGACAGGAGATCTGATGCGGCGGAGCTTTCGAGCCAGCCCATTTCCTGGGAAACTCACCCGGGGGGCCGAGTCTGGGGATAAGGAGAACCAGATCTCAGATGCGGTGGTCAAAGCTCCAAAGGCTTCCAAGAACTTCATGTCGCCGACCATTTCTGCTGTTTCCAAGATCAATCCGTCACCGAGGAAGAAGATCTTGTCTGACAAGAACGAACTGTCTCGTTCCTTCGACAAAACCCATCATCAACATCCTCAGGTTCGGTCTTCTGTCACGTTTTGTGATGTGGTTAGCTTCATTGGGGAAGAAGATAAAGATAAAGATCAGATTTTTATCTGTgaaaagaagaaggaggaggagggggAGTCTCATGACGTCACTGTTACTGATATGGATGATTCGAGCTTCGACGTTAGTCCTCTCCCTGCTTCGGTTCCGTTCACGTTCCCTGCGTTTGAGGCGAATGAAGTTGATGCGTCGGTGACGCCTTACGATCCGAAGAAGAATTACTTGTCGCCGAGGCCTCAGTTTCTTCATTATAGGCCAAATCCAAGACTCGAGCATGCTTCTGAGGAGTGTAAGCAGCTTGAGGAGATTTTTAGCTCTGATAGCTCTTCTGCTGATACTGATTTGTCTGGAGAGGAGAGCCAACAAGAGGAGGAAGTTGCTTCTCAGCAAAGTGTGGAGGCAGAGGAGAGCCAGCACGAAGAGGAAGTTGCTTGTCAGCAGAGTGTAGAGGCAGTGGAAAGCCAACAAGTGGAGGAAGGTGTAGTAGCAGTAGAAGAAGAGGGTGAAGTAACCCTAGAGGAGAGTGATGATGAGGAGCACTTGGAAGCAGTggagagtgaagaagaagaagaagaagaagaagaagtagtgGTTGGTGAAAGCActgaagaagcagaagaaactCATCAGGTCCCAAGACAATCTCGGTTCAAGATATCCAAGTTGCTTGGTTGGATCTTGGTTCTTGGTGTGGCGTACACGTTATTGGTTTCCTCGGTGACAATTATTCAGCCTAACATCAGTCAAGCTTCACAATTCTACAAGTTTCATATCCCACCAGAGATCACAACGTCCGCAAGAGAGAGCTTTGAGCAGTTGAGTGAGAAGCTTGGGATGTGGGCTGGATCATCACTTGTTTACATGGATAAGTTGATCTCTAGTCTACGAGAAGAAGAAGGGTATGGTCCGTTTCAGTTCCATAATCTTACTGGTGTTTTGGAAGAGACAAGATTGTCTGATGCTGTTTTCCAGCCAACGAGTGGTAAGATCAGTGTTGCTAGGTCGCTAGTGGATAGCCTAGACGTGAGCATTGAAATGGATACAGAAGAAGAGAATGGTGTTACTCAGGAGCCTGAAGAACTGGAGAGCAGTGGTGAAACCGAACTTGAAGATGTCTACGAAGAGGATAGCAATGAACTGGAGCAAGAGAGTGAAGGAGGAGAGATCACTTTGGCCACAGTTACAGAGATGAATGTGGGTGAAGTGTATTCAGAATCTctttctgaagaagaagagagtggtgGCCAAGATACTGATGGTGTTGAAGAGCAGAGAGaatatgaagaaaatgaagttcATGAACATGAAACTACATCAGCCCAAAACGATGAGAAGATGATGGAAGAATCTGAATCCACCGGACACCATCTTGATGATGTGGAGCCTGCTGCAATCAGTGGTCACCAGCAAGAAGACACTAGTGCATTAGCCAACTCTGACAATGTACCAGAAGAAGGAGGTATTGGGGAAACTGGTGAAGCCAGCTTGGATGTTTCAGCAGAAACTAGTGATGTAGATGGTAATGATTTGGAAGAAGAGAGTGGGATTGGTGAAGAACTTTCTGTTAATGCAGAAGACTGGAAGGAGATACTGTTGAACAACCAGAAGAAAGTGATAGTCTTGGTGTCGACTGTGCTGGTTATGCTTGCTGCAGCAGCTGCTTTCTTGTTAGCTAACAAGAAGGTAAAACCTGTGatgcaagaagaagatgaaccaACAACAATCTCTGACGCTAAAGAGGTAAACGTTGAGCATGCGCCAGTAGAGAATCTGATCAAGGAAAGGCTGTCTTCACTGAACTTtcaggaggaggaagaggaagttAATGATGACAGGAAAAGAGAGGAGGTATCATCATTCCCTTCTGAGATGAGTTTCAGTTTCCACAAGGACAAGTCATTACGCAGCTGCAGCAACAGGGATGAGCTTAAGGAATATCAAAGCGGTGGAGGTAGGAAGAGTAATGACAGCGGTGAATCAATGGCTTCATCGGCATCAGAATACTCCATAGGGGGCTCTGTCTCATACGGAAGTTTCACAACATACGAGAAGATACAAAAGAGGAGTGGTCGTAAAGAGGAAGAGATGGTAACACCAGTGAGGCGTTCAAGCAGGATCAGGAACCATCAACATTCTGGACAATGA